AAGATACACACCAACTAAACCATTGCGTGTTCTTTCAGCATAGGGTCTTAGTGATGCATAAATTTCCCAGTCAACCCATTTTCGCCCCCATGTGTGCTCCCCTACTAATACAACGGTAACTGTGGAATCAAGTAAATGTTCTTGCCGAATTTTATTAAGGATAGTATCTACTTGAAGGTGACTAAGGTCCATATACATTGATTTATCAATAATCGCATTTCCACCATAGAGCTCTCTTAATTTATCTGCGTAAACCTGATCCGCATCATGATGATAGCTGATGAATACTTTATGCTTTTGGGAAACCATCGATTATCTTCCTTAGCTATACTTATTTAGTTAATCTTGCCATCGGTCCCCAGTATGGTTTTTTCCATACATAGGACGATTGTTTATCGGTGTAATTTGGTCCCTTATATGAAACGCCTCGTGAATCCACTGTTGGATATCAAAAGGATTCGTACTCCAAGGGTGAATTGCCGCGAATGGTTTTTTTCCGTCGTTTCTCTCTTTTAGATTATCATAAAGTCGAGGAGGCACCGTATATGGGGAATATTTACGAGGTTCAGGATAATCATACGAAGGTAGAAGTATTCCGAGAAGTCCTGATCGAGGGTTTTTTTGTGTATCTCTTAAGCTTGAATAAATCTCCCAGTCAACATGTTTTCTTTGCCATGTCTGTCTACCAATTAACACGACTGTAACGGTCGAATCTCTTAGATATTCATCTCTAATCTTCTGACGAACATATTCTGTGTTTGCATTAGGATCAATATCCCCAATATCAACGGAACGTGATACGATGACGTCCTCACAAATACTTTCAAATTGCTCTCTATACCTCTGGTCATCGTTATGATGGTAGCTTACGAACACGTTATGTCTCATAGTCATTTTTATACCTCCACGTTTTTTTTAGATATTTTATTTAGATATATTACTACCTATATAAGACTTTCAAACCTTTGAATATAAAATGCATTGCCTCATCAATAAATGTGGTATTAAACAATTTTTCGTTATCGTCCTTAGAAAGGCCATTATTCAACTCTGCATTTATTAGTTTATCTTCGATGGCTTTGTAATCAACTTTATATCGCTCACCCCTTGAATCCATGAAGCTCAACAAATCCATATAACCTGCATTATTTTGAATTTGCCAAGCCTCTGTAAGTTCATAATTCATCACTTGCGTTTGGATGGATTTGCATATACTCGCCGTAACTCCGCCAAAACCCCCTAATAAATAGAGTGGTTTCTTTTTCTCCAATGCAATAACAATTTCTTCGAGAACACCTGGTATTTTACCTTTATATCCAGAGTGTTTCCCACCTGCACAAATGCGCACCTCACAATCATTAATCATTGTGTTTCGCATTTCGGTTAAGCATCGACTCCACACATAAGAGTTTTGAGTATTTAACGGAGGTAAGAATGAATTCTTATCGGGAATCAGGTCAAAGACATCAGAGGGCGGTTCAATTTCCTCCATTGCCGCTATATGCCGATATTTTGCTTTCCATTCTGTCATAGCAGTGGTATTTCCCTTGAAGATCGGCCAGGCTAGATAATTCTTTAAATGAATATTATCTGTTCGTAACCTTGCCTGAAGAGCCGCAGCTTCTTTGAAAATGAAATCCGTAAACCCATTCTCTCGAAGATCGCCGCCGTATACTAATTTCGCACCACGGGCTAAAAAATGCCTTGCAAGATCTTGCGATAAGTGTATTAGGTGATAACTACCATGACCAATTTCAATTAATTCTTCATCAGAAGGATCAGATATTGAAATCCCGATTGATTTACCATGAATATTAATGGGATTAAATAATAATGGTGTGAAAAATTCAATTCCAAAATTTTTAAAGAAAGCTAGCTCTTCTTCATATATTGGTGGTTCTGGATATACTACCGATTTTTTCAGGCAATGGATACTATTGTAATTATTTATTAATATTTTGAAAATATCGGTAGCTTCAGGAGGCCTTGACAAGATTTCAGCATCATTC
The ANME-2 cluster archaeon DNA segment above includes these coding regions:
- a CDS encoding TIR domain-containing protein, which translates into the protein MTMRHNVFVSYHHNDDQRYREQFESICEDVIVSRSVDIGDIDPNANTEYVRQKIRDEYLRDSTVTVVLIGRQTWQRKHVDWEIYSSLRDTQKNPRSGLLGILLPSYDYPEPRKYSPYTVPPRLYDNLKERNDGKKPFAAIHPWSTNPFDIQQWIHEAFHIRDQITPINNRPMYGKNHTGDRWQD
- a CDS encoding TIR domain-containing protein translates to MVSYTPPLSVFFVWHPADANTVQPMVKHCSSMLQRDINKPFSRAMNLPIFYRTTAKKGVPSNINIESENSIIFIFLSKNIVGNGDWVEYIKKLPESDKIHIIPIALDNYAFNVGGRLQGKNFIRTYEYEELYTNYLIFISVAHEIYRLILNESFNIMRPGKYNALKIFLSHAKDGKQGIKLAKALKNFIDNSSMRNFFDATDIAPGYQFDNEIIDHIKESTIIAIHSDPYSSRYWCQREILCAKENHRPIVAVDCLEEFEDRRFPHAANIPGVHVNIGEYTEPGKKDLLRIVSVALLETIRFYYAKMLLTQYIKVNWIPNDAEILSRPPEATDIFKILINNYNSIHCLKKSVVYPEPPIYEEELAFFKNFGIEFFTPLLFNPINIHGKSIGISISDPSDEELIEIGHGSYHLIHLSQDLARHFLARGAKLVYGGDLRENGFTDFIFKEAAALQARLRTDNIHLKNYLAWPIFKGNTTAMTEWKAKYRHIAAMEEIEPPSDVFDLIPDKNSFLPPLNTQNSYVWSRCLTEMRNTMINDCEVRICAGGKHSGYKGKIPGVLEEIVIALEKKKPLYLLGGFGGVTASICKSIQTQVMNYELTEAWQIQNNAGYMDLLSFMDSRGERYKVDYKAIEDKLINAELNNGLSKDDNEKLFNTTFIDEAMHFIFKGLKVLYR